The sequence ATTATTTAATTCAACTACCTTTGTTGAGCCATGTAAGGCAATTTCATCTGTACCAGAACCATGTACCACTAATGCGCGTTGGGTTCCAAGCATATTAAGCGTTTGTGCCATAGGCATACATAAATCAGGATCATATACGCCAAGTAATTGTACTTTTGGTGCAGCCGGATTTGCTAATGGGCCTAAAATATTAAATAAGGTTCTGGTTTTTAATGTTGTGCGTACTGGCATCGCATGTTTTACGCCCTTATGGTAATTAGGTGCAAACATAAAAGTAAATCCAGTTTGCTCTAGGCATTGCTGGGCAAGTGATACAGGCATATTGATATTAATACCAAGCGCCACTAATAAATCAGCAGAGCCTGAATTACTCGATACGCTTTTATTGCCATGTTTAACCATATTAATGCCACAGGCTGCAGCTACAATAGCTGCAGTTGTTGATACATTGATTGTGTTTGACCCGTCGCCTCCTGTGCCACAGCTATCAGCTGTAATATCAAGAACAGTATTAAAAGGGACTGCATGTTTGCGCATGGCCGCAGCAGCACCTGCAATTTCAGAAGCCGTTTCACCTTTAATTTTGAGTGCAATTAAAGCTGCGGTTAATTCGATTTCAGATAATTCACCTTGCATCACTGTACTGAATAATTGTTCTGATTGCGTTTTGTCTAAGTCTTTTTGTGCAATTAGAGTATTGATTATGTCTTTCATTACGAAATTCCTTTTACAGTTGAATTGCTTAAATAGGCAAGGCTTTGTCTTAATAACTGGGCGCCATCAGGTGTTAAAATAGATTCTGGGTGAAATTGAAAACCGAGTATTTTATCTTGCTCATTTAATATCGCCATTGGGATATCTTGGTAATGGGCAATAATAGCAAGTGAATCAGGGACCTTAGTTGCCATTAAAGAATGATAGCGAGCAACGGGCATACGGGTACCTAACCCTTCAAATATTGCATGTTGTGCAAGTTCAATGGTTGATGATTTTCCATGTACAGTTTCGCCTGCATGGCCTACCGTGCCACCGTAGCTTTGAGTAAGGGCTTGATGTCCTAAACAAATACCAAGAATCGGAAACTTACCTTTACATAGCTGTGTTAAATCCATTAAACACCCTGCGCTTTGAGGCGTACCAGGACCTGGAGATAGAACAAGGATCACAGGTTTAGTTTCTGATGACATTTGCTCAAATATGGCCTGTGCATCTAAGTTGTTACGATATACAACTAAGTCAGCGCCCATTTGTTCAAATTCATCTACTAAGTTATAACTAAAAGAGTCAAAGTTATCTAAAAAGTAGATTTTATAATCAGTTTTATTAGACATGATTTTGCTCCTCGAAACTAGAAGTAATCGCTTTGATCACCGCTTGTGCTTTTGCACGAGTTTCATCGGCTTCTAATTGCGGTTCAGAATCATGAACTACGCCTGCACCAGATTGAACATAAGCGATATTATTTTTTACGAATGCGCTGCGGATCACAATACAACTATCCATAGTGCCGTCACCAGTTAAATAACCCACTGCACCGCCATAACTACCACGGCGTTTTTGTTCTACTTCACGTACCAGTTGTGCGGCTTTTACTTTTGGCGCGCCAACTAAGGTGCCCATGTTCATACAGGCTTGATATGCGTGTAGGGCATCAAGCTCTGGTTTTAATTGCCCAACAACACGAGAGACCAAATGCATAACTTGAGAATACCTGTCTACTTTTAGCAGCTCTTTAACATGGCGAGTACCTGCAATAGAAATACGCGCAACATCATTACGTGCTAAATCAACCAACATTAAATGTTCAGCACGTTCTTTTTGATCATTTCGTAAATTGAGTTCAATCCGGCTATCTAAATCTGGATTTATACTGCCATCTTGATGTTTACCTCGCTGGCGTGTGCCTGCAATTGGATAAACTTCTACTTGACGGCTTAGTGCACAAAACTTTAATGCAGACTCAGGCGAAGCGCCAAATAAGGTGAAATCTTGATCTTTCATATAAAACATATATGGACTAGGGTTTTGCTGTTTTAAATGCTGATAAGCAGAAAGCGCATCTGGGCAAGGTAAACTAAAGCTACGCGAAGGCACTACTTGGAAAATATCACCATCAACTATATTCTTTTTAAGTGCTAAAACCTGTTTGCAGTATGCTTCATCACTAATATCAACACTGACATCAGGCGCTTTAGTTATTTTACTGTCTTTACCTGTGTAAGGTGTTACTTGTTCACATAACTGATTAAGTTCTTCTAGTTTTTGTCCAACTTCAAAACAATTAGCATGCACATCAGGACCGTTAAATACATTACCAATTAAATCAGTTGTTTTTTCTTTATGGTCAATAACTACTAATGTTTCAGCTAAGTAAAAAACATAATCTGGACAGGTATTATCTTTATTTTCGACATCAGGTAATTGCTCAAAGTTAGCAACCATGTCATAAGCAAATACACCGCCTAAAAATAATGAAAAAGCGTTATCAGCAGTTGATTTTATATTGTTAATGCAATTACGCAGCGCACTAAATGCGTTATCTGCTTTTAATCGAGAGAACTCATCTAAATCAGCTTGGTATGGCTGATAAGTTAAAGTGAGCGTATTGTCATGTAAAACAGCATCACAATTAGCGACTTTTTCTTTTAAATAAGGCAGCAACTGCATGCCATTATTTGATAAAGCAACTAACTTAACCTGCTGACCATTACATTCGATTCGAATAGCTGCATCTACTAAAATAAGACTTTTTAAACAGTCTTTAGAATCAACTTCAGCCGACTCTAATAATAAGCTATTTTCTTTATCTAATTTCGCATAAAGCGAAAGTGGACTTTGGATATATTCCCGAGCCAAAGTGATGCTTGAAACAGCACCTGGCGCTTTTGTTATATGCCTAAATATCAAAACCTCATTCCTCTAGTATTTTGTATTAGTAATTTATTTAGAAAACAAAAAACCCGCATTTTGAATGCGGGTTTGGACATAAAAAAACCCGCTAGCTGCGGGTCTTAGAATCTGTTAGGTACAACAGTTCATCACCCGAAAATTACGAGTGCCACCACCAAATGATATTTAGTGTATTTACTTTAAATGTATGAACTGAGTTTGTCATTAATATGTACCTTTATTTGAGTAGCTATAGTAAAGCTCAAATTGTATATTCTTGTCAAGAATTTTATCTTGAATTTATATAACCGATTGTAGATAACAAAAATATATTGTTATAAATGCTGTAAATATCATATGTATGTTCGTTTTATAATGCTGAAATTGTTATACTTTGGGCATATCCCAGCGCTAAATTTAAAGTAGCTCAAATGAAGTACGATTTACATAGCCATACAACATGTTCTGATGGCCGACTATCTCCAGAAGAATTAATAGACAGAGCCGTAGAAAAAGGAATCGATATATTTGCGATCACAGATCACGATACATTAGATGCACTACCTATTGCTCATGAACATATTAATCAAAATAACTTAGATATAAAACTTATTAATGGTATTGAAATATCAACTCGCTGGCACAGTTTCGAGATCCATATTGTGGGTCTTAATTTGAATGTTCAATCGTCTGAGTTATTAAACATAGTCAATGAACAAAAGCAAAAAAGAGACGCCAGAGCACTTGAAATAGGGCGACGTCTAGAAAAAGCAGGTATTGTTGATGCCTACCAAGGCGCAAAAGATTTAGCAGGTGATGCACACATTACCAGAGCGCACTTTGCTCAGTATTTAGTTAATCAGGGTAAGGCTAAAAATATCCAAGGGGTATTTAAAAAGTATTTAGCTCGAGGTAAGACAGGTTACACACCAAGTACTTGGTGTGATATGAAAACTGCAATTGAAGCTATACAAGCAGCTGGTGGTGAGGCTGTTGTTGCACATCCTGGGCGATACAAAATGTCTAATAAATGGTTACGACAGTTATTATCTGATTTTAAAGCTGATGGTGGCGATGGTATGGAAGTCGCTCAACCGCAACAAGCGCCAACAGAACGCCAGTTTTTAGGTGCTTTAAGCCGAGAGTATGGCCTGTTATGTTCACAAGGATCTGATTTTCATTTCCCTATGACTTGGCTTGAGCTTGGAAAGAACCTATATTTACCAAAGGATTGTACACCAGTATGGCAAGACTGGGCAGTATAATATAGCAGCGTTTTATGACGCTTTGTTAGTAAAAATAAGGAATATTATGAGTCAGTTTTTTCATATACATCCAGAAAATCCGCAAGCTAGATTGATACGTCAAGCAATTGAAATAATACACCAAGGTGGGGTTATTATTTACCCAACCGATTCTGGCTATGCAATAGGGTGTTGTATAGGTAATAAAAAATCAATGGAACGAATTGAAAAAATTCGTGCATTAGAAAAGCATCATAACTTTACTTTGATGTGTCGTGATTTATCAGAACTTGCAAGCTATGCAAGAGTAGATAATTCATTGTTTAGAGTCATCAAAAACAATACACCAGGGCCTTATACCTTTATTTTTAAAGGCACTAAAGAGGTCCCTAAACGTTTATTAAATGATAAGAAAAAAACAATTGGTATACGTGTTCCACAATGTGAAATAACGCTAGCTTTGCTTGAAGAGTTAGGTGAGCCTTTGATGTCTTGTTCACTTATTTTACCTGGACAAGATCATACTGAGTCAGACCCTGAAGAGATACGTTTTAAATTAGAAAAGCATGTGGATTTGATTATTCATGGTGGCTTTTTATCTGAGCACCCAACAAGTGTGATTGATTTTTCTGAAGATACGGTGAATATTATCCGTGAAGGCTCAGGTGATGTGAGTGTTTTTGAGTGACATCTGAAGTACAAATCCAACCATTAGCCTTATTAAATGGTAAGGCTATGGTTAAAAAACCAGCCGATTTATATATTCCTCCTGATGCCCTTGAAGTGATTTTAGAAACTTTTGAGGGCCCGTTAGATTTATTATTGTATTTGATCAAAAAACATAAACTAGATATTTTAGAGTTATCGGTTCATACCATCACTAAGCAATATGTTGCCTATGTTGAGCTAATGAAAGATTTGAAACTGGAGCTGGCGGCAGAATATTTAGTAATGGCAGCTTTGCTCACACAAATTAAATCTAGATTACTGTTACCTGTTCATAAAGAACTTGAAGATGAAGATGTTGATCCAAGAGTTGAGCTTATAAAACGCTTAAAAGAATATAAGCAATTTAAAACCGCAGCAGAAAACCTTGATGAAATTCCCAGATTAGAGCGTGATATTTTTGTTGCTAAAGCTTTAATACCTCAAAAAAAGATACCTGACACTTTATTACCCAATGTTGATATGAAAGATATATTACTGGCATTAGGGGATATTATGGCTAGGGCTAAAAACTATACGCATCATCATATATCAGCTGAAACGTTATCAACGCGTGAAAGAATGAGTAAAATTTTGCAGCAACTAACTGAAACAACTGAGTTTGTGGAGTTTAGTGAACTGTTTGAGTTGAGTGAAGGGCGTAGTGGCGTTGTTGTGAGTTTTATCGCTATTTTAGAGTTAATTAAAGAACGTTTAATTGAATGTATACAGTCAGAACCTAGAGCACATATTCATGTGCAATTGATCAGATAAAATTAATATAAATATTTCGATTATCTAAGATAAAGCAGGCATAATACGCCGCTATAATTATGTCATGAATGAGTAGCTTAAATTGGGTGAGAAAAGAATTTCTGATGAGCAATTGGTCGAAATTATTGAAGCTGCTATATTTGTTGCAGGAAAACCTGTATCGCGCATGGTATTAAAAGAAACAGTTTTAGAAGAGTTTAATGTTTCTCTGAAAAGAATTAAAGAATGCTTGGAGGTGATAGAGGAACA is a genomic window of Pseudoalteromonas sp. '520P1 No. 423' containing:
- the trpD gene encoding anthranilate phosphoribosyltransferase, translated to MKDIINTLIAQKDLDKTQSEQLFSTVMQGELSEIELTAALIALKIKGETASEIAGAAAAMRKHAVPFNTVLDITADSCGTGGDGSNTINVSTTAAIVAAACGINMVKHGNKSVSSNSGSADLLVALGININMPVSLAQQCLEQTGFTFMFAPNYHKGVKHAMPVRTTLKTRTLFNILGPLANPAAPKVQLLGVYDPDLCMPMAQTLNMLGTQRALVVHGSGTDEIALHGSTKVVELNNGEITESTLTPSDFGLVEYPLEAIAGEGPEYNAQATLAILKGEGKPAHNAAIIANVAGLLYLTNKADNFKQAAKIVADKLASGTVMQTLEKIVTLSNSEV
- a CDS encoding aminodeoxychorismate/anthranilate synthase component II, producing the protein MSNKTDYKIYFLDNFDSFSYNLVDEFEQMGADLVVYRNNLDAQAIFEQMSSETKPVILVLSPGPGTPQSAGCLMDLTQLCKGKFPILGICLGHQALTQSYGGTVGHAGETVHGKSSTIELAQHAIFEGLGTRMPVARYHSLMATKVPDSLAIIAHYQDIPMAILNEQDKILGFQFHPESILTPDGAQLLRQSLAYLSNSTVKGIS
- a CDS encoding anthranilate synthase component 1, with amino-acid sequence MIFRHITKAPGAVSSITLAREYIQSPLSLYAKLDKENSLLLESAEVDSKDCLKSLILVDAAIRIECNGQQVKLVALSNNGMQLLPYLKEKVANCDAVLHDNTLTLTYQPYQADLDEFSRLKADNAFSALRNCINNIKSTADNAFSLFLGGVFAYDMVANFEQLPDVENKDNTCPDYVFYLAETLVVIDHKEKTTDLIGNVFNGPDVHANCFEVGQKLEELNQLCEQVTPYTGKDSKITKAPDVSVDISDEAYCKQVLALKKNIVDGDIFQVVPSRSFSLPCPDALSAYQHLKQQNPSPYMFYMKDQDFTLFGASPESALKFCALSRQVEVYPIAGTRQRGKHQDGSINPDLDSRIELNLRNDQKERAEHLMLVDLARNDVARISIAGTRHVKELLKVDRYSQVMHLVSRVVGQLKPELDALHAYQACMNMGTLVGAPKVKAAQLVREVEQKRRGSYGGAVGYLTGDGTMDSCIVIRSAFVKNNIAYVQSGAGVVHDSEPQLEADETRAKAQAVIKAITSSFEEQNHV
- a CDS encoding PHP domain-containing protein — encoded protein: MKYDLHSHTTCSDGRLSPEELIDRAVEKGIDIFAITDHDTLDALPIAHEHINQNNLDIKLINGIEISTRWHSFEIHIVGLNLNVQSSELLNIVNEQKQKRDARALEIGRRLEKAGIVDAYQGAKDLAGDAHITRAHFAQYLVNQGKAKNIQGVFKKYLARGKTGYTPSTWCDMKTAIEAIQAAGGEAVVAHPGRYKMSNKWLRQLLSDFKADGGDGMEVAQPQQAPTERQFLGALSREYGLLCSQGSDFHFPMTWLELGKNLYLPKDCTPVWQDWAV
- a CDS encoding L-threonylcarbamoyladenylate synthase, translating into MSQFFHIHPENPQARLIRQAIEIIHQGGVIIYPTDSGYAIGCCIGNKKSMERIEKIRALEKHHNFTLMCRDLSELASYARVDNSLFRVIKNNTPGPYTFIFKGTKEVPKRLLNDKKKTIGIRVPQCEITLALLEELGEPLMSCSLILPGQDHTESDPEEIRFKLEKHVDLIIHGGFLSEHPTSVIDFSEDTVNIIREGSGDVSVFE
- a CDS encoding ScpA family protein; this encodes MVKKPADLYIPPDALEVILETFEGPLDLLLYLIKKHKLDILELSVHTITKQYVAYVELMKDLKLELAAEYLVMAALLTQIKSRLLLPVHKELEDEDVDPRVELIKRLKEYKQFKTAAENLDEIPRLERDIFVAKALIPQKKIPDTLLPNVDMKDILLALGDIMARAKNYTHHHISAETLSTRERMSKILQQLTETTEFVEFSELFELSEGRSGVVVSFIAILELIKERLIECIQSEPRAHIHVQLIR